The Aggregatilinea lenta genome includes a region encoding these proteins:
- a CDS encoding CsbD family protein — protein MAGAWDRIKGNWKQAKGEVQKQWGKLTDDDMDVIEGEREKLSGQIQARYGIAKDEADRQINDWLDRAETR, from the coding sequence ATGGCTGGTGCATGGGATCGTATTAAAGGTAATTGGAAGCAAGCCAAGGGTGAAGTTCAGAAGCAGTGGGGCAAGCTCACTGACGACGACATGGACGTCATCGAAGGCGAGCGCGAGAAGCTTTCCGGCCAAATCCAGGCGCGCTACGGCATCGCTAAGGACGAAGCCGACCGCCAGATCAACGACTGGCTGGATCGTGCCGAGACTCGGTAG
- a CDS encoding SDR family oxidoreductase, whose amino-acid sequence MTMEGKVAVVTGAGSGLGEAAAKRLAGGGAKVAVLGRTKDDLEQVKGAIEREGGEAMVVLADISKADEMQRAMQTIADRWGRIDAVFANAGINGVWTSIEDLTPEDWDMTLNINLKGTFLTIKYAVPYLKRQGGSVIVTSSINGTRVFSNTGATAYSSSKAGQVALAKMLAVELAKHKIRVNVICPGAIDTEIDENTERVGVDEIREPVDYPEGKIPLTDGTPGRAEQVGDLVYFLASDDSSHISGSEIWIDGAESLIVG is encoded by the coding sequence ATGACGATGGAAGGCAAGGTTGCCGTGGTGACGGGAGCAGGCTCCGGCCTGGGCGAAGCCGCAGCCAAGCGACTGGCTGGGGGCGGCGCGAAGGTCGCCGTTCTGGGCCGGACCAAAGACGACCTGGAACAGGTCAAGGGCGCGATCGAGCGCGAAGGCGGCGAGGCGATGGTCGTCCTGGCAGACATCTCCAAGGCCGACGAGATGCAGCGCGCCATGCAGACCATCGCGGATCGCTGGGGCCGGATCGACGCCGTCTTTGCCAACGCGGGCATCAACGGTGTGTGGACTTCGATCGAGGATCTCACGCCGGAAGACTGGGACATGACCCTGAACATCAACCTGAAGGGCACGTTCCTGACAATCAAGTACGCGGTCCCCTACCTCAAGCGCCAGGGCGGCTCGGTGATCGTCACCTCGTCGATCAACGGCACGCGCGTGTTCAGCAACACCGGCGCAACGGCTTATTCGTCCTCGAAGGCCGGACAGGTAGCACTGGCGAAGATGCTCGCGGTAGAACTGGCGAAGCACAAGATTCGCGTGAACGTAATCTGCCCCGGCGCAATCGACACCGAGATCGACGAGAACACCGAACGCGTCGGCGTGGACGAAATCCGCGAGCCGGTGGACTACCCGGAAGGCAAGATCCCGCTCACCGACGGTACGCCGGGCCGCGCCGAACAGGTCGGGGATCTGGTGTACTTCCTGGCCTCGGACGACTCCAGCCACATCAGCGGCAGCGAGATCTGGATCGACGGCGCGGAGTCTCTGATCGTCGGTTAA
- a CDS encoding aldo/keto reductase codes for MRYRSFGRLGWPVSEIGYGMWGMAGWTGSDDEESLASLRYSVEQGVTFFDTAYAYGEGHSEHLLGQLLREYPDTTLYTASKIPPKNRKWPSRRGFKLEDVFPYDYIVEMTRRTLDNMGTDSLDLMQFHVWEDAWADDERWQKAVIDLKSEGLIKAMGVSVNRWEPENVLNTLRTGLIDAVQVIYNIFDQNPEDELFPLCDELGVAIVARVPFDEGTLTGNLTKDSTWPQGDWRNSYFVPENLNASVDRAEALRPLVPEGMTMPEMALRFILENPTVSTIIPGMRKLNHVKSNTSASDGEGLPGDLFEKLRTHRWDRTPTDWSQ; via the coding sequence ATGCGCTATAGAAGCTTTGGACGGCTGGGCTGGCCCGTCAGCGAGATCGGGTACGGCATGTGGGGCATGGCGGGCTGGACCGGCTCCGACGACGAAGAGTCGCTCGCCTCGCTGCGTTATTCCGTCGAGCAGGGCGTCACGTTCTTCGACACGGCCTACGCCTATGGCGAAGGGCACAGCGAACACCTGCTCGGCCAGCTCCTGCGCGAATACCCCGACACGACGCTCTACACCGCCAGCAAGATTCCGCCGAAGAACCGCAAGTGGCCGTCACGGCGCGGGTTCAAGCTCGAAGACGTGTTCCCCTACGACTACATCGTCGAGATGACCAGGCGCACCCTGGACAACATGGGCACGGACAGCCTCGACCTGATGCAGTTTCACGTCTGGGAAGACGCCTGGGCCGATGACGAGCGCTGGCAGAAGGCCGTCATCGATCTCAAGAGCGAAGGGCTGATCAAGGCGATGGGCGTCAGCGTCAACCGTTGGGAGCCGGAAAACGTGCTCAACACCCTGCGCACCGGCCTGATCGACGCGGTGCAGGTCATCTACAACATCTTCGACCAGAACCCGGAAGACGAGCTGTTCCCGCTGTGCGACGAGCTAGGCGTGGCCATCGTCGCGCGCGTCCCGTTCGACGAGGGCACGCTGACGGGCAACCTCACCAAAGACTCCACCTGGCCGCAAGGCGACTGGCGGAACAGCTACTTCGTGCCGGAAAACCTGAACGCCTCGGTCGACCGCGCCGAAGCGCTGCGCCCACTGGTCCCAGAAGGCATGACCATGCCCGAAATGGCGCTGCGGTTCATCCTTGAAAATCCGACCGTGAGCACCATCATCCCTGGCATGCGCAAGCTGAACCACGTCAAGAGCAACACCAGCGCCAGCGATGGTGAGGGCCTGCCCGGCGACCTGTTCGAAAAGCTGCGCACCCACCGCTGGGACCGCACCCCCACCGACTGGTCGCAATAA
- a CDS encoding GHMP family kinase ATP-binding protein, with product MNDQAQTTPLRVINSVAPIRICDNGGWTDTWFAGHGEIFNIGVYPYVEVQIKVFPVEAREHRIILYAENYGDVYPIAPGHSEWDRHPLLEAAIEYMRVPEDLALHITVYSEVPAGCSTGTSAAITVALVGALDRLTPGTMAPHEIAYAAHDVETKMLNLQSGIQDQLCAAYGGINFIDMYQYPYATLSQIQVPNSVWWELERRLVLFFLGKAHESSAVHEQVIHKLEDSGPNNVALDSLRRTAQLSRDAIYAGDFKALGRAMIVNTEAQGDLHPALISADAQQIIDIAKQHGAVGWKVNGAGGEGGSVTLLSGPSSSEKRELIQAIETANPAFKSLPIYLSRFGVRIWE from the coding sequence GTGAACGACCAAGCTCAAACTACTCCGCTGCGCGTGATCAACAGCGTTGCTCCCATCCGTATTTGCGACAACGGCGGCTGGACCGACACATGGTTCGCCGGGCATGGCGAAATCTTCAACATCGGCGTTTACCCTTACGTTGAGGTGCAGATCAAGGTGTTCCCGGTCGAGGCGCGCGAGCACCGCATCATCCTGTACGCCGAGAACTATGGCGACGTGTATCCCATCGCGCCAGGGCACAGCGAATGGGATCGACACCCGCTGCTGGAAGCCGCCATCGAGTATATGCGCGTGCCCGAAGATCTCGCGCTGCACATCACGGTCTATTCCGAAGTGCCTGCGGGCTGCTCGACCGGCACCTCGGCGGCGATCACCGTCGCGCTGGTAGGCGCGCTCGACCGGCTGACGCCCGGCACTATGGCCCCACACGAGATCGCGTACGCAGCGCACGACGTCGAGACAAAGATGCTCAACCTGCAAAGCGGGATTCAGGACCAGCTCTGCGCGGCCTACGGCGGCATCAACTTCATCGACATGTACCAGTACCCCTACGCCACCCTCTCGCAGATCCAGGTGCCCAACTCGGTCTGGTGGGAGCTGGAGCGGCGGCTGGTGCTGTTTTTCCTGGGCAAGGCACACGAATCATCGGCGGTGCACGAGCAGGTGATCCACAAGCTCGAAGACAGCGGCCCCAACAACGTCGCGCTCGATTCACTGCGCCGCACGGCGCAGCTTTCGCGCGATGCGATCTACGCGGGCGACTTCAAGGCGCTGGGACGCGCGATGATCGTCAACACCGAGGCGCAGGGCGACCTGCACCCGGCGCTGATCAGCGCGGACGCGCAGCAGATCATCGACATCGCCAAGCAGCATGGTGCGGTGGGCTGGAAGGTCAACGGCGCGGGCGGCGAAGGCGGTTCGGTGACGCTGCTGAGCGGCCCCAGTTCCAGCGAGAAGCGCGAGCTGATCCAGGCTATCGAGACGGCGAATCCCGCCTTCAAGAGCCTGCCGATTTACCTGAGCCGCTTTGGGGTACGGATCTGGGAATGA
- the rlmN gene encoding 23S rRNA (adenine(2503)-C(2))-methyltransferase RlmN produces MEQRPVAEQHRKPSIYDLSLAELTHALAGWGEPAFRARQVWEWLYQHKVDRFEAMANVPRALRDRLDAAYSVGTLLLVAEIKSSDGHTVKRLLELPDGQMIESVLMEYDGNRRTACISTQAGCAMGCVFCATGQMGFSRHLTPGEIVEQAVVFARQLEAAGERLSNVVLMGMGEPLHNYDATLEAIARLNDEAGLNIGQRHITLSTVGLVPAIRRFADENLQIGLAISLHAATDEERGKLLPINRRWPLADLMDAIRYYIDTTGRRVTFEWALIAGENDTAEQADRLGQLVRGLKCHVNLIPLNPTESYAGQPPDPARIEAFQQRLHDYGVNSTVRVRRGIDIHAGCGQLKADVVKRSRAKRVQPDEVR; encoded by the coding sequence GTGGAACAACGACCTGTCGCAGAACAACATCGCAAACCGTCGATATACGATCTCTCGCTCGCCGAACTTACTCATGCGCTGGCGGGGTGGGGCGAACCCGCCTTCCGCGCGCGGCAGGTGTGGGAATGGCTGTACCAGCACAAGGTCGATCGTTTCGAGGCGATGGCGAACGTGCCGCGCGCCCTGCGTGACCGCCTCGATGCGGCGTACAGCGTCGGCACGCTTCTGCTCGTCGCGGAGATTAAGTCCTCGGACGGCCACACGGTCAAGCGCCTCTTGGAGCTGCCCGACGGCCAGATGATCGAAAGCGTGCTAATGGAATATGACGGCAACCGGCGCACGGCCTGCATCAGCACGCAGGCGGGCTGCGCGATGGGCTGCGTGTTCTGCGCGACGGGGCAGATGGGCTTTTCACGCCACCTGACGCCCGGCGAGATCGTGGAGCAGGCGGTGGTCTTTGCGCGGCAACTGGAGGCGGCGGGTGAGCGGCTGAGTAACGTCGTGCTGATGGGCATGGGCGAGCCGCTGCACAACTACGACGCAACGCTAGAAGCCATCGCACGCCTCAACGATGAGGCGGGCCTGAACATCGGCCAGCGCCACATCACGCTGAGCACAGTCGGGCTGGTCCCGGCGATCCGGCGTTTTGCCGACGAGAATCTGCAAATCGGGCTGGCGATCAGCCTGCACGCCGCCACCGACGAGGAGCGCGGCAAGCTGCTGCCGATCAATCGCCGCTGGCCACTGGCCGACCTGATGGACGCGATCCGGTACTATATCGACACGACCGGGCGGCGCGTGACGTTTGAATGGGCGCTTATCGCCGGGGAAAACGACACGGCTGAGCAGGCGGACCGGCTGGGGCAGTTGGTGCGTGGGCTGAAGTGCCACGTGAACCTGATCCCGCTGAACCCGACCGAGTCCTACGCGGGCCAGCCGCCAGACCCGGCGCGCATCGAGGCGTTCCAGCAGCGGCTGCACGATTATGGCGTCAACAGCACGGTGCGCGTCCGGCGCGGCATCGACATCCACGCGGGCTGCGGGCAGCTCAAAGCCGACGTGGTGAAGCGCTCCCGCGCGAAGCGCGTCCAGCCGGACGAAGTGCGCTAG
- a CDS encoding metal-dependent transcriptional regulator, whose protein sequence is MSEQAGLRPNYSEAIEDFLKAIYLLQQEHERVQTSMLADALGITAPSTTEMAKKLAKANLVVHEPYRGIQLTIAGERIALEIIRHHRLIELFLVEALGYTWDEVHNEAERLEHAVSERLAERIAEYLSNPRYDPHGDPIPSAEGSVAERRLTSLSQWPLNQQGRVARLVDQSPDMLRYLAEKGLVVGAQVDVVARDPFDGPLSLVVNDQPQIIGQNVASNVLVDRIDD, encoded by the coding sequence GTGAGCGAGCAGGCCGGACTTCGGCCCAATTACAGTGAAGCGATCGAAGACTTCTTAAAAGCAATCTACCTGCTTCAGCAGGAGCACGAGCGTGTCCAGACCTCGATGCTGGCCGACGCGCTGGGCATTACTGCGCCATCCACTACGGAGATGGCAAAAAAACTGGCGAAAGCGAACCTCGTCGTCCACGAACCCTATCGCGGCATCCAGCTCACCATCGCAGGCGAACGCATCGCGCTCGAAATCATCCGCCACCACCGCCTGATCGAGCTATTCCTGGTCGAAGCCCTGGGCTACACGTGGGACGAGGTTCACAACGAGGCCGAGCGCCTGGAGCATGCCGTCTCCGAACGACTGGCGGAGCGCATCGCGGAATACCTCAGCAACCCGCGTTACGATCCGCACGGCGACCCGATCCCCAGCGCGGAAGGCAGTGTGGCCGAGCGGCGGCTGACGTCGCTGTCCCAGTGGCCGCTGAACCAGCAGGGCCGCGTGGCGCGCCTCGTCGACCAGTCGCCGGACATGCTGCGCTATTTGGCGGAGAAGGGCCTCGTCGTCGGCGCGCAGGTGGACGTGGTCGCGCGCGATCCGTTTGACGGGCCGTTGTCGCTGGTGGTCAATGACCAGCCGCAGATCATCGGCCAGAACGTTGCGTCGAACGTGCTAGTAGACCGCATCGACGACTGA
- a CDS encoding NAD-dependent epimerase/dehydratase family protein: MHVLITGGAGYIGSMLTANLLFQGHQVTVVDKLIFGGDSLLGFMTHPAFKFHYADLTETRLPELVDMSEVDAVVHLAAIVGFPACQAVGHDVAWRYNVEMTQEVFADAEAAGVKRIVFASTYSNYGLADEGEMVTEESPLRPQSLYAETKIASEQFLLEKAATSGCVPVLFRFATLFGISPRTRFDLIINQFVLEALTQRKLIIYQRGYARSFVHVFDVVRAVIMGLTADEKVVGGQVFNVGSETGNYSKDEIVQLVKKHVRGVEVQYKDLSFGGDMRDIRVSFEKIRSRLGYEPIVSVEQGIQEVRDAVETELVGNALSERHRNAHFIVQ; the protein is encoded by the coding sequence ATGCACGTCTTGATTACGGGCGGAGCGGGTTATATCGGGTCCATGCTGACGGCGAATCTGCTGTTTCAGGGCCATCAGGTGACGGTGGTGGATAAGCTTATTTTCGGCGGCGACTCGCTGCTGGGCTTTATGACCCACCCGGCGTTCAAATTCCATTATGCGGACCTGACCGAAACGCGGCTGCCGGAGCTGGTTGACATGAGCGAAGTCGACGCGGTCGTGCATCTCGCGGCGATCGTCGGCTTCCCGGCCTGTCAGGCGGTCGGGCACGATGTGGCCTGGCGCTACAACGTCGAGATGACCCAGGAAGTGTTCGCAGATGCCGAGGCAGCGGGCGTGAAGCGCATCGTGTTCGCCTCGACCTACAGCAACTATGGGCTGGCCGACGAGGGCGAAATGGTGACCGAAGAATCGCCACTGCGCCCGCAGTCGCTCTATGCCGAAACGAAGATCGCGTCCGAGCAGTTCCTGCTCGAAAAGGCAGCCACGTCGGGCTGCGTGCCGGTGCTGTTCCGCTTCGCGACGCTGTTCGGCATCTCGCCGCGCACGCGCTTCGACCTGATTATCAACCAGTTCGTGCTTGAGGCGCTCACGCAGCGTAAACTGATCATTTACCAACGCGGCTACGCGCGCTCGTTTGTGCACGTCTTCGACGTGGTGCGCGCGGTGATCATGGGCCTGACGGCGGACGAAAAGGTCGTCGGCGGGCAGGTGTTCAACGTTGGCTCGGAGACGGGTAACTATTCCAAGGACGAGATCGTACAGCTCGTCAAAAAGCACGTGCGCGGGGTCGAGGTCCAGTACAAAGACCTCAGCTTCGGCGGTGACATGCGCGACATCCGCGTGTCGTTCGAGAAGATCCGCTCGCGCCTGGGCTACGAGCCGATCGTATCGGTGGAGCAGGGCATTCAGGAAGTCCGCGACGCCGTCGAAACCGAGCTGGTCGGCAACGCCCTGTCGGAGCGGCACCGCAACGCGCACTTCATCGTGCAGTAA